A region of [Bacteroides] pectinophilus DNA encodes the following proteins:
- a CDS encoding flagellar protein FliS — translation MKEEDISAFSYRISQATGTELVVILYEMAQQYIDDAQDMYSQGSCEEFRRYVKLAKRVTDELKVSLEMKYPISAQLFNIYSYASSTLQTAMNRYDNANLDVVKRIYGRLAQAFSDIADQDKGGPLMENTQKVYAGLTYSNGKLNEIAYDVSGAQSRGFTV, via the coding sequence ATGAAAGAGGAAGATATAAGCGCATTTTCTTACAGAATATCACAGGCAACAGGTACAGAACTTGTAGTGATTCTGTATGAGATGGCGCAGCAGTACATTGATGACGCACAGGATATGTATTCACAGGGCAGCTGTGAAGAGTTCAGAAGATATGTTAAGCTTGCAAAGAGAGTTACGGATGAACTTAAGGTGTCGCTTGAGATGAAGTATCCTATATCAGCCCAGCTCTTTAACATATATTCATATGCGTCATCGACACTTCAGACGGCAATGAACAGATATGACAATGCCAATCTTGATGTGGTTAAGAGGATTTATGGCCGCCTTGCACAGGCATTCTCAGACATTGCAGATCAGGATAAGGGCGGACCGCTTATGGAGAATACACAGAAAGTGTATGCGGGTCTTACATACTCTAATGGTAAGCTTAATGAGATTGCATATGATGTGTCAGGCGCACAGAGCCGTGGATTCACAGTCTGA
- a CDS encoding metal-dependent transcriptional regulator, translated as MNNNSTTESSENYLETILMLSKRLPVVRSVDIANELDFKKSSVSIAMKNLREKDYITVTDAGFIYLTDAGRRIAEMIYERHEFLSAWLVSLGVDEETATEDACKIEHVISKDSFEAIKNFVRNS; from the coding sequence ATGAATAATAATTCAACAACCGAATCATCCGAGAACTATCTTGAGACTATACTTATGCTCAGTAAGCGTCTTCCGGTTGTCCGCTCTGTTGATATTGCCAACGAACTGGATTTCAAGAAGTCAAGCGTCAGCATAGCAATGAAGAATCTGCGCGAGAAGGATTACATAACCGTCACTGATGCCGGTTTTATCTATCTTACTGATGCAGGCCGCAGGATTGCCGAGATGATTTATGAGAGACATGAATTTCTTTCAGCATGGCTTGTAAGTCTTGGAGTTGATGAAGAGACTGCAACCGAAGATGCATGTAAGATTGAACATGTAATAAGCAAAGACAGTTTTGAAGCGATTAAGAATTTTGTCCGTAACAGTTGA
- a CDS encoding YhgE/Pip domain-containing protein, translated as MNRIFKIFVHDIVGLSRNIFALIIAGGLCIIPSLYAWFNIYSNWDPYANTSAVKVAVVSEDAGYTGEDGEYSNMGDSVLESLRTNTGLGWQILDKKDDAIEGVKSGEYYAAIVIGDDFSESMFDFIDKGLVHPSVTYYENEKKNAVASKITDTGKSTLQSNINTEFVNTVIQTAMSSTDGMLADRDIIGGVLDNLNRLGDNLDGYKGTIASFVSSNAALSGSLHDLRVQIPDSLPDNSATMEALQNQTSKAADEYIAKLDRITAATRATSQALSAQLQWVLTAIENNLPTDEILAGIDNAQDLLDSMNDQSDTLTEQLQNISDQLGGVIDDDSIKLAVDSLVQIRIAAKGLLEQSKILVKAGALKSQVKLELVRTALVQCSQKIDEMDGILDGSVQKAVDAMKGVISTSIDSIGESLTQVSEQLGSLSAMLGSIEQTVDGMNVGLDQMGSVMDGMSDKIVQLAGKLSDLTGDDKYRLLAQALAQDPETYGEFLSSPVQVETHQVYATENYGSAVSPFYTTLALWVGGLLLTALIKVHPDSPELINGAKPHELFFGRYLLFFVLGQVQAVITVLGDVYLLKIQCLDKGLFMLAACFTSFVFTLLIYALTVSFGDIGKALAVVMVVIQIAGSSGTYPIELLPVFFQKVYIYFPFPYAINAMRETISGRYGSDYWQFMGVLLLFVAASLALGLFIRKPFMKLNHYMHHRMHDTDMM; from the coding sequence ATGAATAGAATATTTAAAATATTTGTGCATGATATAGTGGGTTTATCGCGGAATATATTTGCTTTGATAATTGCAGGAGGCCTGTGTATTATTCCTTCGCTTTACGCGTGGTTCAACATTTACTCTAACTGGGATCCTTATGCCAATACATCTGCCGTTAAAGTAGCAGTTGTGTCGGAAGATGCAGGGTATACGGGTGAGGATGGCGAATATTCCAATATGGGAGACAGCGTATTGGAGTCACTCAGAACCAATACGGGACTTGGCTGGCAGATTCTCGACAAAAAGGATGATGCGATAGAAGGCGTTAAGAGCGGTGAATATTATGCTGCCATTGTTATCGGGGATGATTTCAGTGAGAGCATGTTTGATTTTATTGACAAGGGACTTGTACATCCTTCAGTGACATATTATGAGAATGAGAAAAAGAATGCAGTAGCAAGTAAGATAACTGATACCGGAAAATCAACACTCCAGAGCAATATTAATACGGAGTTTGTCAACACCGTAATTCAGACGGCAATGAGCAGTACGGATGGAATGCTCGCTGACAGGGATATCATAGGCGGAGTGCTTGATAATCTTAACAGACTTGGAGATAACCTTGACGGATATAAGGGAACGATTGCTTCGTTTGTAAGCAGTAATGCCGCACTCAGCGGATCACTTCATGATCTCAGGGTGCAGATTCCGGATTCGCTTCCTGACAACAGTGCAACTATGGAAGCTTTGCAGAACCAGACTTCAAAAGCAGCAGATGAGTACATAGCAAAGCTCGACCGTATTACGGCAGCAACACGTGCAACGTCACAGGCGTTGTCGGCTCAGCTGCAGTGGGTCCTTACGGCAATTGAGAATAACCTGCCTACGGATGAGATACTTGCAGGGATAGATAATGCACAGGATCTTCTGGATTCGATGAATGACCAGAGCGATACGCTTACTGAGCAGTTACAGAATATATCAGACCAGCTTGGCGGTGTTATCGACGATGATAGCATTAAGCTTGCGGTAGATTCCCTCGTTCAGATAAGAATTGCTGCCAAGGGGCTGCTTGAGCAGTCTAAGATACTTGTAAAGGCGGGAGCGCTTAAGTCGCAGGTTAAGTTGGAACTTGTCAGGACGGCACTTGTGCAGTGCAGCCAGAAGATAGATGAGATGGACGGCATCCTTGATGGATCGGTACAGAAAGCAGTGGATGCGATGAAGGGTGTAATAAGTACATCTATAGATTCGATAGGTGAATCGCTTACACAGGTTTCAGAGCAGCTCGGCAGCCTGTCGGCAATGCTTGGAAGCATTGAGCAGACAGTTGACGGAATGAATGTCGGGCTTGACCAGATGGGTTCAGTCATGGATGGAATGTCAGATAAGATTGTACAGCTTGCCGGTAAGCTGAGCGATCTTACAGGGGATGACAAGTACAGGCTGCTTGCGCAGGCACTGGCACAGGATCCGGAGACATACGGCGAGTTTCTGTCATCACCTGTGCAGGTTGAGACACATCAGGTATATGCAACGGAGAATTACGGTTCTGCCGTGTCACCTTTCTATACAACACTTGCATTGTGGGTAGGAGGACTTCTCCTTACGGCACTTATAAAGGTGCATCCTGACAGCCCTGAACTTATTAACGGAGCAAAGCCGCATGAGCTTTTCTTTGGAAGATATCTGTTATTCTTCGTACTCGGTCAGGTCCAGGCAGTTATAACGGTACTTGGTGATGTGTATCTGCTTAAGATACAGTGCCTTGATAAGGGACTTTTCATGCTGGCAGCCTGCTTTACAAGCTTTGTATTTACATTGCTTATATATGCACTTACAGTGTCATTTGGCGATATTGGTAAGGCACTTGCGGTTGTAATGGTTGTTATACAGATTGCAGGTTCAAGCGGTACATACCCTATTGAGCTTCTGCCCGTATTCTTCCAGAAAGTATATATCTATTTTCCATTCCCATATGCGATTAATGCAATGAGGGAAACAATCAGCGGAAGATATGGCAGTGATTACTGGCAGTTTATGGGCGTGCTGCTGTTGTTTGTTGCGGCATCGCTTGCATTGGGGCTGTTTATAAGAAAGCCGTTTATGAAGCTTAATCATTATATGCATCATCGTATGCATGATACAGATATGATGTAA
- a CDS encoding YhgE/Pip domain-containing protein: MKNICNIFLADWKRISKNVVAVVVVIGLAILPALYAWFNILSNWDPYGQEATSRIKVAVASADKGAMVDGISINMGQNIIDALQTNNTIGWVFEDDTEAAVNGVYAGDYYAALIMPEDFSEKMTSFLTEDMSHPQIEYYTNQKKNAIAPKITDKAKTAVQQQVNSTFISTVAESLVKAADGVDDAAKEHGITSGNQTVLDVVTTKMELVSRQLEAYDTILTALISVTDSASSAINMAGQVSPDMSQTVLGNQRALDAMQDILKITSAGNIINSGVSGDLADGLGRISGTMDSIIGIYAQADGNIGRFSSLISSARINLQDTKSILNELQEEMDETLTQLNDIRDSGNYEMLLRLIGLDADKLGSFISSPVEIETEKIYPVENYGSAMASFYTVLSIWVGALILVAIIHVGVRPQKEHPQFSHTEAFFGRYITFFLIGQAQALLVTLGDLYYIGIQCVSPFKFWLAAAITSFVFSIFMYSLTVAFGNVGEALAVVIMVIQVAGAGCTFPIEVLPEVYRKIYEYLPFTYAMNAMKETVGGQYGMDYWKYLGILLIFAVIAVFIGLVVAIPCKKLNEKIEHSKHKSGVMI, encoded by the coding sequence ATGAAAAACATTTGCAATATTTTTCTGGCTGACTGGAAGAGAATCAGTAAAAATGTAGTTGCAGTCGTTGTGGTTATAGGTCTTGCTATTCTCCCGGCACTCTATGCATGGTTCAATATTCTGTCAAACTGGGATCCATACGGACAGGAGGCAACGTCCAGAATTAAGGTTGCTGTTGCATCTGCCGATAAGGGAGCAATGGTTGACGGAATCAGTATAAATATGGGGCAGAATATAATAGATGCATTACAGACGAACAACACGATAGGCTGGGTATTCGAGGATGACACAGAAGCAGCTGTTAACGGCGTATATGCCGGGGATTATTATGCGGCACTTATTATGCCGGAGGATTTCTCTGAGAAGATGACGAGCTTTCTCACTGAGGACATGAGCCACCCGCAGATTGAGTATTATACCAATCAGAAAAAGAATGCCATAGCCCCTAAGATTACGGATAAGGCTAAGACGGCCGTACAGCAGCAGGTTAATTCGACATTTATAAGTACTGTTGCCGAGAGCCTTGTCAAGGCGGCAGATGGTGTTGATGATGCGGCTAAGGAGCACGGAATTACGTCAGGTAACCAGACAGTTCTTGATGTTGTTACAACTAAGATGGAGCTTGTAAGCAGACAGCTTGAAGCATATGATACTATTCTTACGGCGCTTATAAGCGTTACGGATTCTGCTTCATCGGCGATAAATATGGCAGGTCAGGTATCGCCTGATATGTCACAGACGGTATTAGGCAATCAGAGGGCATTGGATGCAATGCAGGATATTCTTAAGATTACGTCAGCAGGCAATATAATTAACTCAGGTGTATCGGGTGACCTGGCAGACGGTCTTGGAAGAATATCAGGAACAATGGACAGCATCATAGGCATCTATGCTCAGGCTGACGGTAACATAGGCAGATTCTCATCGCTGATATCTTCAGCAAGAATTAATCTTCAGGATACGAAGAGTATTCTTAATGAACTTCAGGAAGAGATGGATGAGACGCTTACACAGCTTAATGATATAAGAGACAGCGGCAATTACGAGATGCTTTTAAGGCTTATAGGGCTTGATGCTGACAAGCTCGGCTCATTTATCTCATCACCGGTTGAGATAGAGACAGAGAAGATATATCCGGTTGAAAATTACGGCTCTGCAATGGCGTCTTTCTACACGGTACTTTCAATATGGGTAGGAGCACTTATACTTGTTGCGATTATACATGTCGGAGTCAGGCCACAGAAGGAGCATCCGCAGTTCAGCCATACGGAAGCATTTTTTGGAAGATATATAACCTTCTTCCTTATCGGTCAGGCACAGGCACTGCTGGTTACGCTCGGAGATTTGTATTACATAGGAATACAGTGCGTCAGTCCGTTTAAGTTCTGGCTTGCAGCGGCAATAACAAGCTTTGTATTCTCAATATTCATGTATTCGCTTACGGTTGCATTCGGCAATGTCGGCGAGGCACTGGCGGTTGTAATCATGGTAATACAGGTCGCAGGCGCTGGATGTACATTCCCTATAGAGGTCCTGCCGGAGGTATACCGGAAGATATACGAATATCTGCCGTTTACATATGCGATGAACGCCATGAAGGAGACGGTTGGCGGACAATATGGAATGGATTATTGGAAATATCTCGGAATACTTCTCATATTTGCAGTGATAGCAGTATTTATCGGACTGGTGGTTGCAATACCTTGCAAGAAGCTTAATGAGAAGATTGAACACAGCAAACATAAGTCTGGCGTTATGATATAA
- a CDS encoding ferrous iron transport protein A produces the protein MMPLTMANEGEANVIKRIGGKEEVRLFLEKLGFVVGGTVTVVSTNDGNMIVNVKDSRVAIGKDMANKIMV, from the coding sequence ATGATGCCCCTTACAATGGCTAACGAAGGTGAAGCTAATGTAATCAAGAGAATCGGCGGCAAGGAAGAGGTAAGATTATTCCTTGAGAAGCTCGGATTTGTTGTTGGCGGTACTGTTACAGTTGTATCCACGAATGACGGAAACATGATAGTGAATGTCAAAGATTCACGTGTTGCCATCGGTAAGGATATGGCTAACAAGATCATGGTCTAG
- a CDS encoding ferrous iron transport protein A — protein sequence MKKLNEIPVGQTVVVKKITGEGPVKRRIMDMGITKGIEIYVRKVAPLGDPIEITVRGYELSLRKADATMIEVE from the coding sequence ATGAAGAAGCTGAATGAGATTCCGGTCGGACAGACAGTAGTTGTTAAGAAGATTACTGGTGAAGGTCCGGTCAAGAGAAGAATCATGGACATGGGAATCACAAAAGGTATCGAGATTTATGTAAGAAAAGTTGCACCTCTTGGTGATCCTATTGAGATTACAGTTCGCGGATATGAGCTGTCATTAAGAAAAGCTGACGCTACGATGATTGAAGTAGAGTAA
- a CDS encoding ferrous iron transporter B: protein MSIKIALAGNPNCGKTTLFNALTGSNQFVGNWPGVTVEKKEGKLKGHKDVTITDLPGIYSLSPYTLEEVVARNYLINEKPDAIINIVDGTNIERNLYLSTQIMELGIPVIMAVNMTDLLAKNGIELNTAKLSENLGCEVVEISALKGTGIREAAEKAVKLAESKKANKIVHKFDSKAEAAIEAVEAKFGSDVASEQKRFFAIKLLESDNKINQLLTNVPDVKAEINQLESDFDDDAESIITNERYTYISSIIDECVKKAKSKDKLTTSDKIDKIVTNRILALPIFAVVMFLVYYIAMVTVGSAATDWANDGLFGDGFHLFGIGTAAYEEVADEYGDSDEIIAAYVESLGDSGEAIADAIDTEADDYDSEAAVKALTTLEATVKPSTTVDYTVEDEETLETTDETADAAAIKEAIELAIENGGAAPDPADYGVWVPGLPVLIGDGLDAIGCAEWLEGLILDGIVAGVGAVLGFVPQMLVLFLLLAILEACGYMARIAFIMDRIFRRFGLSGKSFIPILIGTGCGVPGIMASRTIENERDRRMTIMTTTFIPCGAKTPFIAMIAGAIFGGSAWVATSAYFIGMAAIIVSGIILKKTKLFMGDPAPFVMELPAYHIPTVGNVLRSMWERGWSFIKKAGTIILLSTIIVWFTTYFGFTDEGFRMLAEDEIDMSILAKIGGAVAWIFTPLGWGNWQAAVASITGLVAKENIVGTMGILYGGGDLSPYAALALAFSKLAGFSFLTFNLLCAPCFAAIGAIKREMNSAKWTWTAIGYQCGFAYVVSLCIYNIGMLVTGGGFSFWTIVAFLLVAGFIYLLFRPARKGAQA from the coding sequence ATGTCAATCAAAATTGCACTTGCAGGTAATCCTAACTGCGGTAAAACGACATTATTCAATGCACTGACAGGTTCTAATCAGTTCGTAGGTAACTGGCCTGGTGTTACAGTAGAAAAGAAGGAAGGTAAGCTCAAGGGACATAAGGATGTAACAATCACTGACTTACCCGGTATTTACTCACTTTCACCATATACTCTGGAGGAAGTGGTAGCAAGAAATTATCTTATAAATGAAAAGCCGGATGCAATAATTAATATTGTTGATGGTACTAATATTGAGAGAAACCTCTATCTTTCAACACAGATTATGGAACTTGGTATTCCTGTTATCATGGCTGTTAATATGACAGACCTTCTTGCTAAGAATGGAATTGAGCTTAATACTGCAAAGCTCTCAGAGAATCTCGGCTGTGAGGTTGTTGAGATATCAGCGCTTAAGGGAACAGGTATCAGGGAAGCTGCAGAAAAGGCTGTAAAGCTTGCAGAATCTAAGAAAGCTAATAAGATTGTACATAAATTTGACAGCAAGGCTGAGGCAGCTATCGAGGCTGTTGAAGCTAAGTTTGGTTCAGATGTTGCATCAGAGCAGAAGCGATTCTTCGCAATAAAGCTTCTTGAAAGCGATAACAAGATTAATCAGTTACTTACTAATGTACCTGATGTAAAGGCTGAGATTAACCAGCTTGAGAGTGACTTTGATGATGATGCAGAGAGTATCATTACTAATGAAAGATATACATACATTTCATCAATTATTGATGAGTGTGTTAAGAAGGCAAAGAGCAAGGATAAGTTAACAACATCAGATAAGATTGATAAGATTGTTACAAACAGAATTCTTGCACTTCCTATATTCGCAGTTGTAATGTTCCTTGTATATTACATTGCGATGGTAACTGTAGGTTCAGCCGCTACTGACTGGGCTAATGACGGACTCTTCGGCGATGGCTTCCATCTGTTTGGAATCGGTACTGCTGCTTATGAAGAAGTAGCTGATGAGTATGGCGATTCAGATGAGATTATTGCAGCATATGTAGAGAGCCTTGGAGACAGCGGTGAAGCAATTGCTGACGCTATTGACACAGAGGCTGATGATTATGATTCAGAAGCTGCTGTAAAGGCACTTACAACTCTCGAAGCTACTGTTAAGCCATCAACAACTGTTGATTACACAGTAGAAGACGAGGAGACACTTGAGACAACAGATGAGACAGCAGATGCAGCTGCCATTAAGGAAGCTATAGAACTTGCTATCGAGAATGGCGGTGCAGCTCCGGATCCTGCTGATTACGGTGTATGGGTTCCGGGTCTTCCTGTTCTTATCGGGGATGGACTTGATGCAATCGGATGTGCAGAATGGCTTGAAGGTCTTATTCTTGATGGTATCGTAGCCGGTGTTGGTGCAGTACTTGGTTTCGTACCTCAGATGTTAGTACTGTTCTTATTACTTGCAATCCTTGAGGCTTGCGGTTACATGGCGCGTATCGCATTCATTATGGATAGAATCTTCAGAAGATTCGGTCTTTCGGGTAAGTCATTCATCCCAATCCTTATCGGTACAGGATGTGGTGTTCCGGGTATCATGGCATCACGTACAATCGAGAACGAGAGAGACCGTCGTATGACGATTATGACAACAACATTTATCCCATGTGGTGCCAAGACACCATTCATCGCAATGATTGCAGGTGCTATCTTCGGTGGCTCGGCATGGGTTGCTACATCAGCTTACTTCATTGGTATGGCTGCAATTATTGTATCAGGTATCATTTTAAAGAAGACAAAGTTATTCATGGGAGATCCGGCACCATTCGTAATGGAGCTTCCTGCATATCATATTCCAACTGTTGGTAACGTACTCAGAAGCATGTGGGAGCGTGGCTGGTCATTCATCAAGAAGGCCGGAACAATCATTCTTCTTTCTACAATTATTGTATGGTTCACAACATACTTCGGATTTACAGATGAGGGCTTCCGTATGTTAGCTGAGGATGAGATTGACATGAGCATCCTTGCTAAGATTGGTGGAGCAGTTGCATGGATATTCACACCGCTTGGATGGGGTAACTGGCAGGCAGCCGTTGCATCAATTACAGGTCTTGTGGCTAAGGAAAATATCGTTGGTACAATGGGTATACTGTACGGCGGTGGAGACCTTTCACCATATGCAGCACTCGCACTTGCATTCTCTAAGCTGGCAGGTTTCTCATTCCTTACATTCAATCTTCTGTGCGCACCTTGCTTCGCTGCTATCGGTGCTATCAAGAGAGAGATGAACAGTGCTAAGTGGACATGGACAGCAATCGGTTACCAGTGTGGATTTGCATATGTCGTATCACTTTGTATTTATAATATCGGCATGCTTGTAACAGGCGGCGGATTCAGTTTTTGGACAATAGTTGCATTCTTACTTGTAGCAGGATTTATATATCTGTTATTCAGACCTGCCAGAAAGGGTGCACAGGCATAA
- a CDS encoding FeoB-associated Cys-rich membrane protein, whose protein sequence is MTIGTIGVLAGLIAVVGVILAGMISDRKKGKSSCTGNCSSCGGHCSH, encoded by the coding sequence ATGACTATAGGAACAATAGGTGTTTTAGCGGGACTTATAGCTGTTGTTGGCGTAATATTAGCCGGCATGATTTCAGACAGGAAGAAGGGTAAGTCATCATGTACAGGTAACTGCAGCAGCTGCGGCGGACACTGCAGCCACTGA
- a CDS encoding transcriptional repressor: MKNNQTQTECQNYHRTQMQRQMVIDRLRERGCRITKQRLQLLDIILEEECACCKEIYIKAASVDNRIGLATVYRMINLLEEIGAISRKNMYKIACEKGGSCDRENVCMLEFDDDTSCGLSAKQWNEVLAEGLRRCGYLNGKHIRNVSVFQCEC, translated from the coding sequence ATGAAGAATAACCAGACACAGACGGAATGTCAGAATTATCACCGCACGCAGATGCAGAGGCAGATGGTAATAGACAGACTCAGAGAGAGAGGCTGCAGGATTACCAAGCAAAGGCTTCAGCTTCTTGACATAATCCTTGAGGAAGAATGCGCCTGCTGTAAGGAGATATATATTAAGGCTGCATCTGTAGACAACAGGATTGGTCTTGCTACAGTATACAGAATGATTAATCTTCTTGAAGAGATTGGAGCAATCAGCCGTAAGAACATGTATAAGATTGCATGTGAAAAGGGTGGAAGCTGTGACCGTGAGAATGTCTGTATGCTGGAGTTTGATGATGACACAAGCTGTGGGCTGTCAGCCAAGCAGTGGAACGAAGTCCTTGCAGAGGGCTTAAGAAGATGCGGTTACCTTAACGGTAAGCATATCAGAAATGTATCGGTATTTCAGTGTGAATGCTGA
- a CDS encoding MarR family transcriptional regulator, which yields MNQYRQNEKDVPNCFSIGKLVSVLHRRAQAFYTRYLKEYDISLAEYPVLFMLSTHDGVTQDEIAWDQGMDKAAVARVIKSLEAKGMVTRRKDSSDRRCNYVFLTEKGRSTHEPISKAKAYWNSVITEGMTKEESDSLARLLKAALDNVYGHEDGE from the coding sequence ATGAATCAATACCGACAGAATGAAAAGGATGTCCCAAACTGCTTCAGCATAGGCAAGCTTGTGTCTGTGCTTCACAGGAGAGCGCAGGCATTTTATACAAGATATCTTAAGGAGTATGATATTTCACTTGCTGAATATCCGGTGCTTTTTATGCTGAGTACGCATGACGGCGTTACGCAGGATGAGATTGCGTGGGATCAGGGGATGGACAAGGCAGCGGTGGCGCGAGTCATAAAGTCACTGGAAGCCAAAGGAATGGTGACGAGGCGCAAGGATTCTTCTGACAGAAGATGCAATTATGTATTCCTTACAGAAAAGGGGCGCAGTACGCACGAACCGATATCGAAAGCCAAGGCATATTGGAATTCGGTAATAACAGAAGGTATGACAAAAGAAGAAAGTGACAGCCTTGCAAGGCTTCTTAAGGCAGCACTTGATAATGTATATGGGCATGAAGACGGAGAGTAG
- a CDS encoding MATE family efflux transporter, with translation MNNEISTKNPLGENPVNSLLYQFAVPSIIAMLVSSLYNIVDQFFIGRSVGALGNAATNISFPLSISCVAIALLFGIGGASAFNIAMGMGEKENAVNYLANSAAMLFLGGVALTAVTLIFLEPLLKFFGSPDNVLEYAKVYTRIVALGFPFLIFTSGGGHLIRADGRPKISMVCNLAGALINTVLDALFVFVLNMGMAGAAYATIIGQIVSGLMAAWYLAHCRTIKIKKENLRVRWKYISRVMSLGTAPCANQLAMMVVQIVMNKSLKYYGSLSVYGESIPIACAGIITKVNQVFMSFIIGISQGLQPITSFNYGAGRYGRVRSAYRSAVACGAVLAVIAFILFQTIPHQIISLFGTGSEEYYRFAENYFHIFLFFTFINFMQPISSNFFTSIGKPVKGTFLSLTRQIIFLLPLLIIIPLFMGIDGIMYSGPVADGLAGVISIVMVCLEFRKMPA, from the coding sequence ATGAATAATGAAATATCAACTAAGAACCCGCTTGGAGAAAATCCGGTTAATTCACTTTTGTATCAGTTTGCGGTTCCGAGTATAATTGCAATGCTTGTGAGTTCGCTTTATAACATAGTAGACCAGTTTTTTATTGGAAGAAGTGTGGGCGCACTCGGCAATGCGGCAACGAATATATCATTTCCGCTTTCAATATCATGTGTGGCGATTGCACTTTTGTTTGGTATAGGAGGTGCGTCTGCATTTAACATTGCAATGGGAATGGGTGAGAAAGAAAATGCGGTCAATTATCTTGCTAATTCGGCAGCCATGCTGTTCCTTGGCGGTGTGGCACTTACGGCTGTTACTCTGATATTTCTTGAGCCGCTGCTTAAGTTCTTTGGCTCGCCGGATAATGTTCTGGAATATGCCAAGGTGTACACAAGGATAGTTGCATTGGGATTTCCATTTCTTATATTCACATCAGGCGGAGGTCATCTTATAAGGGCTGACGGCAGACCGAAGATAAGCATGGTATGTAATCTCGCCGGAGCGCTTATTAATACGGTGCTTGATGCGCTGTTTGTATTTGTCCTGAATATGGGAATGGCAGGGGCTGCGTATGCCACGATTATCGGACAGATAGTGTCAGGACTGATGGCGGCGTGGTATCTTGCACATTGCAGGACGATTAAGATTAAGAAAGAAAATCTGCGTGTGCGCTGGAAATATATTTCAAGAGTGATGTCACTTGGAACTGCGCCGTGTGCTAATCAGCTTGCGATGATGGTTGTGCAGATTGTAATGAACAAATCACTCAAATACTACGGTTCGCTTTCAGTATACGGCGAATCCATACCAATCGCATGTGCGGGGATTATAACCAAGGTAAATCAGGTATTTATGTCATTTATAATAGGTATATCGCAGGGACTCCAGCCTATCACAAGCTTTAATTACGGAGCAGGCAGATATGGCAGGGTGAGGTCAGCATACCGTTCAGCAGTTGCATGCGGAGCGGTTCTTGCAGTGATAGCATTTATTCTGTTCCAGACGATACCGCATCAGATAATATCACTGTTCGGAACGGGTTCGGAAGAGTATTACAGATTTGCAGAGAATTATTTCCATATATTCCTGTTCTTTACATTTATCAACTTCATGCAGCCTATAAGCTCTAATTTCTTTACATCAATAGGCAAACCGGTAAAAGGAACATTCCTGTCGCTTACAAGGCAGATAATATTCCTTCTTCCGCTGCTTATTATAATTCCGCTGTTCATGGGAATAGACGGAATTATGTATTCGGGACCTGTTGCCGACGGGCTTGCAGGAGTTATCTCAATAGTAATGGTGTGTCTGGAATTCAGGAAGATGCCGGCCTGA